In the genome of Hymenobacter taeanensis, one region contains:
- a CDS encoding cation diffusion facilitator family transporter: MAGSSSSKLVVYGAIGANVAIAISKFVAAFFTGSAAMMSEGIHSLVDSGNGLLILFGMKRSERPADAQHPFGYSKEIYFWTVIVAVLIFAVGGGMSLYKGYQYLQHPVPLTDPTWNYWVLGLAMLFEGIACSLAYREFRKTQGNYGFWQALRLSKDPAVFAILLEDLAALVGLLIAVAGIFFGHLLNNLYLDGAASMAIGALLVGMAVFMLREAKGLLIGEGADAAVLQDLATLAHQDPAVLSMRDPLTMYLGPQDAVLALDIEFHDHLSAVEVEQAIHRLQNSIQAKHPLFRRIFIEAAAPPTPL; this comes from the coding sequence ATGGCTGGCAGCTCTTCCTCAAAACTAGTAGTCTACGGAGCCATCGGGGCTAACGTGGCTATTGCCATTTCTAAATTTGTAGCGGCTTTTTTCACCGGTAGCGCCGCCATGATGTCGGAAGGCATTCACTCGCTGGTTGACAGTGGCAACGGCCTGCTGATTCTGTTTGGCATGAAGCGGAGCGAGCGGCCCGCCGATGCGCAGCACCCCTTCGGGTACAGCAAAGAAATCTATTTCTGGACGGTAATTGTGGCGGTCCTGATTTTTGCGGTGGGCGGCGGCATGTCGCTCTACAAGGGCTACCAATACCTGCAGCACCCAGTGCCCCTCACCGACCCCACCTGGAACTACTGGGTGCTAGGGCTGGCCATGCTGTTTGAGGGCATAGCCTGCTCCCTGGCCTACCGGGAGTTTCGCAAAACCCAGGGCAACTACGGCTTCTGGCAGGCCCTGCGCCTCAGCAAAGACCCCGCGGTATTCGCTATTCTACTCGAAGACCTAGCAGCCTTGGTAGGCCTGTTAATCGCGGTGGCCGGCATTTTCTTCGGCCACTTGCTCAATAACCTCTACCTAGATGGGGCCGCCTCCATGGCTATTGGGGCACTGCTGGTAGGCATGGCCGTATTCATGCTCCGTGAGGCTAAAGGCCTCCTCATTGGGGAAGGAGCCGATGCCGCCGTACTGCAAGATCTGGCAACTCTGGCGCACCAAGACCCCGCCGTGCTTTCCATGCGCGACCCACTTACCATGTACCTTGGCCCCCAAGATGCCGTGCTGGCCCTCGATATAGAATTCCACGACCACCTCTCGGCCGTGGAGGTTGAACAAGCCATTCACCGGCTGCAAAACAGCATTCAGGCCAAGCATCCACTGTTCAGGCGCATCTTCATTGAGGCTGCGGCTCCGCCAACCCCACTTTAA
- a CDS encoding cation diffusion facilitator family transporter: MSAGSSKTAIYGAIGANVAIAISKFVAAFFTGSSAMLSEGIHSLVDSGNGLLILFGVKQAEKPADARHPFGRSKELYFWSLIVAILVFSVGGGMSFYEGVEHLKHPSPITDPTWNYWVLGLSMLFEGISCFLALREFNKERGDMGFWATLGRSKDPSIFAILMEDMAALLGLVIALAGVYFGHLLNNPYFDGGASICIGILLVSVAIFLIYKTKGLLVGEGSDDETLDSLEAIARQQRGVEQVRRPLTMYMGPHDVVLALDVEFHDHLSAVEVERSVDALQDAIRAKHPEFKRIFIEAKGLSGKQRGSFASDLPVSPQI; encoded by the coding sequence ATGTCTGCGGGTTCTTCTAAAACTGCCATTTACGGAGCCATTGGGGCCAACGTGGCTATTGCCATTTCCAAGTTTGTAGCGGCTTTCTTCACTGGCAGCTCTGCTATGCTTTCAGAGGGTATTCACTCCCTGGTAGACAGTGGTAATGGGTTGCTTATTTTGTTTGGGGTGAAGCAGGCGGAGAAGCCCGCTGATGCCCGCCACCCTTTCGGGCGCAGTAAAGAACTCTACTTCTGGTCGCTGATTGTGGCCATTCTGGTGTTTTCAGTGGGCGGCGGCATGTCGTTTTATGAGGGCGTAGAACATCTCAAGCACCCCTCTCCCATTACTGACCCCACCTGGAATTACTGGGTGCTAGGCCTGTCTATGCTGTTTGAGGGTATTTCCTGCTTTCTGGCGCTGCGCGAATTCAATAAGGAGCGCGGCGACATGGGCTTCTGGGCTACGCTGGGCCGCAGCAAGGACCCCTCCATCTTTGCCATTCTGATGGAGGATATGGCCGCATTGCTGGGCCTGGTCATTGCGTTGGCGGGCGTATACTTCGGGCACCTGCTCAACAACCCGTATTTTGATGGGGGCGCCTCTATTTGCATTGGCATTTTGCTGGTGTCAGTGGCCATTTTCCTGATTTATAAAACAAAAGGCCTACTGGTAGGCGAGGGCTCCGACGACGAAACTCTTGACAGTCTGGAGGCCATTGCCCGGCAGCAGCGCGGTGTGGAGCAGGTACGCCGCCCACTTACTATGTATATGGGCCCCCACGATGTGGTACTGGCTCTCGATGTAGAATTTCACGACCATCTCTCGGCCGTGGAGGTAGAGCGCAGTGTAGATGCCTTGCAGGATGCCATCCGGGCCAAGCACCCCGAGTTTAAGCGTATCTTCATTGAAGCCAAAGGGTTATCTGGTAAGCAGCGGGGCTCCTTTGCATCTGATCTGCCGGTGTCACCACAGATCTAG